Proteins encoded within one genomic window of Thermodesulfobacteriota bacterium:
- a CDS encoding vitamin B12 dependent-methionine synthase activation domain-containing protein: MNPTLLEPLPLELDPASAVKRLRLGRTRDPEARVRVLIRRVLELAKPRGLYAVHPVGERGEDWVAVGAARLHSVVLARHTRGAEQVFPYLVTLGPRVEEEVSRTADLLEQYCLHEVANLALARARDALRARVGEAFGLPKLYSLAPGSLPDWPITEQRALFGLLGDVEGRLGVRLTESFLMIPRKSLSGLIFPSDRPFVSCRLCGSRDCPGRQAAYDPQAAAEDHD, from the coding sequence GTGAACCCGACCCTCCTCGAACCCCTCCCCCTGGAGCTCGACCCCGCGAGCGCGGTCAAGCGCCTGCGACTGGGGCGCACCCGGGACCCCGAGGCCCGGGTGCGCGTGCTCATCCGCAGGGTGCTCGAGCTCGCCAAGCCCCGGGGTCTCTATGCCGTCCACCCCGTCGGCGAGCGGGGCGAGGACTGGGTCGCGGTGGGCGCAGCGCGCCTCCACAGCGTCGTCCTGGCCCGCCACACCCGGGGCGCCGAGCAGGTCTTCCCCTACCTGGTCACCCTGGGCCCCCGGGTGGAGGAGGAGGTGAGCCGCACCGCCGACCTCCTGGAGCAGTACTGCCTCCACGAGGTGGCCAATCTCGCCCTCGCCCGCGCCCGGGACGCCCTGCGGGCTCGAGTCGGCGAGGCCTTCGGCCTCCCCAAGCTCTACAGCCTCGCCCCCGGCTCCTTGCCCGACTGGCCCATCACCGAGCAGCGCGCCCTCTTCGGCCTCCTGGGCGACGTGGAGGGGAGGCTCGGCGTCCGCCTCACCGAGAGCTTCCTCATGATCCCCCGAAAGTCCCTCTCGGGCCTGATCTTCCCCTCCGACCGCCCCTTCGTCTCCTGCCGCCTCTGCGGCAGCCGCGACTGCCCGGGCCGCCAGGCGGCCTACGACCCCCAAGCCGCCGCGGAAGACCACGACTGA
- a CDS encoding hydantoinase/oxoprolinase family protein yields the protein MTPAALLRLGLDAGGSYTDAALLDGAGEVVAWAKAPTIPAQPARGIAGALAKLPREHLARVGLVGLATTFATNALVEGRGARAGLVLIGYDPPLPRLPGNPPLLAVAGGHDYWGEERGALDRASLEAGLDRFPPGLQAMAVAAVFSVRNPAHELAAARLVAERSGLPTVCGHRLSSRLDVIRRAVTAWWNARLIPLLTGLFDATEAVLATAGVRAPLMVVRGDGTLMSAATARERPVETLLSGPAASALGASHLSGLADGFVVDMGGTTTDLALLSGGRVELDGEGARVGPWQTHVEAARMRTVGLGGDSLISWRQGSVEVGPRRVEPLCLAAARSPRVVALLREALRRPPASRRANPSCLWLPAEGAPKDPGALRSGPLSEALLLEDAGRSVSLSELERLEHDGLVARAALTPTDLRAAAGEFSLGDPEASRLGLALWARRAGLSVEAFAAAVEEEIRRRLCTEAVAFADPERGPALAELWPAWFPTRSERTDASPVEVQVRLGGPVLGGGAPAAAFLPEAFVRLGARCVLPEAFPVSTAVGAVVGAVEVTLRAEVHPTPEGTAILYAPEGRTQFPDAEDALAAGRRTLEVLARERLAGEGVAEPVLHWHEERVTAPLGAGGVFHVRTELALRASGRMDLAGRNPAPGRTSP from the coding sequence GTGACACCCGCCGCCCTCCTGCGCCTGGGCCTCGACGCCGGGGGGAGCTACACCGACGCCGCACTCCTGGACGGAGCGGGAGAGGTCGTGGCCTGGGCCAAGGCGCCCACCATCCCGGCCCAGCCCGCCCGGGGGATCGCCGGCGCCCTCGCGAAACTCCCCCGGGAGCACCTGGCCCGGGTGGGGCTCGTGGGCCTCGCCACGACGTTCGCGACCAACGCCCTCGTGGAAGGACGGGGCGCCCGCGCCGGCCTCGTCCTCATCGGGTACGACCCGCCGCTGCCCCGCCTGCCCGGCAACCCTCCCCTCCTGGCCGTGGCCGGCGGGCACGACTACTGGGGAGAGGAACGCGGGGCTCTGGACCGGGCCTCCCTGGAGGCCGGGCTCGATCGGTTCCCCCCCGGGCTCCAGGCCATGGCCGTCGCAGCGGTCTTCTCGGTGCGCAACCCCGCCCACGAGCTCGCAGCGGCCCGCCTCGTGGCCGAGCGCAGCGGGCTTCCCACGGTTTGCGGCCACCGCCTGTCGTCGCGCCTCGACGTAATCCGCCGGGCGGTTACCGCGTGGTGGAACGCCCGCCTGATCCCCCTTTTGACCGGCCTCTTCGACGCCACCGAGGCCGTCCTCGCGACGGCCGGCGTCCGAGCCCCCCTCATGGTGGTCCGGGGTGACGGCACCCTCATGTCGGCGGCCACCGCCCGGGAGCGGCCGGTGGAGACGCTGCTCTCGGGGCCGGCGGCGAGCGCCCTGGGGGCGAGCCACCTGAGCGGACTCGCCGACGGGTTCGTGGTGGACATGGGGGGCACCACCACCGACCTTGCGCTCCTCTCCGGGGGCCGGGTGGAGCTGGACGGGGAAGGAGCGCGGGTGGGGCCCTGGCAGACCCACGTGGAGGCCGCCCGAATGCGCACCGTCGGGCTCGGGGGAGACAGCCTCATCTCCTGGCGGCAAGGCAGCGTCGAGGTCGGCCCGCGGCGGGTCGAGCCCCTGTGCCTCGCGGCGGCGCGCTCCCCCCGGGTCGTCGCCCTCCTGCGGGAGGCCCTGCGCCGTCCCCCGGCCTCGCGCCGAGCCAACCCCTCGTGCCTGTGGCTGCCGGCAGAAGGAGCCCCCAAGGATCCCGGCGCCCTGCGGTCCGGCCCGCTGAGCGAGGCCCTCCTCCTGGAGGACGCCGGGCGATCCGTCTCACTGAGCGAGCTCGAGCGCCTGGAGCACGACGGTCTCGTCGCCCGAGCCGCCCTCACCCCCACGGACCTGCGGGCGGCGGCGGGGGAGTTTTCCCTCGGGGACCCCGAAGCTTCGCGCCTCGGCCTCGCCCTCTGGGCCCGCCGCGCGGGCCTTTCCGTCGAGGCCTTCGCCGCGGCAGTCGAAGAGGAGATCCGCCGCCGGCTCTGCACCGAGGCCGTGGCCTTCGCTGACCCGGAGCGCGGCCCGGCCTTGGCGGAGCTCTGGCCCGCATGGTTCCCCACCCGGTCGGAGCGTACCGACGCAAGCCCGGTGGAAGTGCAGGTCCGCCTGGGCGGCCCCGTCCTGGGAGGGGGCGCGCCCGCCGCCGCCTTCCTCCCGGAGGCCTTCGTCCGGCTTGGGGCCCGCTGCGTGCTCCCCGAAGCCTTCCCCGTCTCCACTGCGGTCGGCGCCGTGGTGGGAGCCGTGGAGGTCACCCTGCGCGCCGAGGTCCACCCCACCCCCGAGGGCACCGCAATCCTGTATGCCCCCGAAGGACGGACGCAGTTCCCGGACGCCGAGGATGCCCTCGCCGCCGGCCGCCGAACCCTGGAGGTCCTGGCCCGCGAGCGCCTGGCCGGCGAGGGAGTAGCCGAGCCCGTCCTCCACTGGCACGAGGAACGGGTGACGGCGCCGCTGGGGGCCGGCGGAGTGTTCCACGTTCGCACGGAGCTTGCGCTGCGGGCGTCCGGGCGGATGGACCTGGCCGGGCGAAACCCAGCCCCCGGGAGGACTTCACCGTGA
- a CDS encoding methyltetrahydrofolate cobalamin methyltransferase → MIVVGELINASRKAMGPAIEKKDAAEIQRVAVEQREAGADYIDVNAGIFVGQEAEYLTWLVQTVQEAVAAPCCIDSPDPRAIEAALKVHKGPAAPMINSISLEKDRYEALLPLVAGTDLKVVALCMSDEGMPETADQRIQIAGRLIEGLTRNGVAIGNIFVDPLVQPLSTRSDFGVEFLKAVEGIMTGFPGVHTMCGLSNISYGLPERKLLNQTFAVMAVAKGLDGLIINPLDRRMMANLVAAEALAGRDNYCMKYLKAYRGKRFEGL, encoded by the coding sequence ATGATCGTCGTCGGAGAACTCATCAACGCCAGCCGAAAGGCCATGGGCCCGGCCATCGAGAAGAAGGACGCGGCCGAGATCCAGCGGGTGGCGGTGGAACAACGGGAGGCGGGCGCCGACTACATCGACGTCAACGCCGGCATCTTCGTGGGCCAGGAGGCCGAGTACCTGACCTGGCTCGTACAGACCGTCCAGGAGGCCGTTGCGGCCCCCTGCTGCATCGACAGCCCCGACCCCAGGGCCATCGAGGCGGCCCTCAAGGTCCACAAGGGGCCCGCGGCGCCCATGATCAACTCCATCAGCCTGGAAAAGGACCGCTACGAGGCGCTCCTGCCCCTGGTGGCCGGCACCGACCTCAAGGTCGTGGCGCTGTGCATGAGCGACGAGGGGATGCCCGAGACCGCCGACCAGCGGATCCAGATTGCCGGGCGGCTCATCGAGGGCCTCACCCGCAACGGCGTCGCCATCGGCAACATCTTCGTGGACCCGCTGGTGCAGCCCCTGTCCACCCGCAGCGACTTCGGGGTGGAGTTCCTCAAGGCCGTGGAGGGCATCATGACCGGGTTTCCCGGGGTGCACACCATGTGCGGGCTCTCGAACATCAGCTACGGCCTGCCGGAGCGAAAGCTCCTCAACCAGACCTTCGCGGTGATGGCCGTGGCCAAGGGGCTCGACGGGCTGATCATCAACCCCCTGGACCGGCGCATGATGGCCAACCTGGTGGCTGCCGAGGCCCTGGCGGGCCGCGACAACTATTGCATGAAGTACCTCAAGGCCTACCGGGGCAAGCGGTTCGAGGGGCTGTAG